The following coding sequences lie in one Apostichopus japonicus isolate 1M-3 chromosome 13, ASM3797524v1, whole genome shotgun sequence genomic window:
- the LOC139978584 gene encoding uncharacterized protein: protein MNMVDVMTFTSVSKSMLAMFSYRLIGISLITVFVCQAQVMDGDIRIMSDNPREGHVEVFLEDEWGTISTIEFVDATTTVVCRQLGFHGPAESIKSTEHLGPLSSPEWNLMCPEGAESILDCDRSKREGNVIDLEYGTMLSWKHDNDLGVICKELESFPSWMLVVDVALSLLLFAFILLFAYLAYYFAKRGKTTPCTNTPTNPDPSSNVGYVTQIDTSTNSPPNPEPSSDVNYITPIGTPKHEYSRRVVVEERASGEAEDINMKVMTIVEDKEGSTYATCE, encoded by the exons ATGAATATGGTGGACGTAATGACTTTTACTTCAGTTTCTAAATCGATGTTAGCCATGTTTTCTTATAGGCTCATTGGTATATCTCTTATTACTGTTTTCGTTTGCCAAGCTCAAGTTATGGACGGAG ATATTCGCATCATGTCAGATAATCCTCGCGAGGGACACGTAGAAGTTTTCTTAGAGGATGAGTGGGGGACTATTTCCACAATCGAATTTGTTGACGCTACAACCACGGTGGTCTGCAGACAACTAGGATTTCACGGTCCAGCAGAATCGATTAAATCCACAGAGCATCTTGGACCCCTCAGCTCACCGGAATGGAACCTTATGTGTCCCGAGGGGGCAGAGTCAATCCTTGACTGTGACAGAAGTAAAAGGGAGGGCAATGTCATAGACCTGGAATACGGGACAATGCTTTCCTGGAAGCATGACAATGACCTCGGGGTCATCTGTAAAG AATTAGAAAGTTTCCCTTCTTGGATGTTAGTAGTCGATGTGGCATTATCCCTTCTCCTGTTTGCCTTCATACTCTTGTTTGCATATTTGGCCTACTACTTCGCTAAGCGTGGGAAGACGACTCCGTGTACCAATACACCCACCAACCCCGACCCTTCTTCCAACGTTGGCTATGTCACCCAAATCGACACGTCCACCAATTCACCCCCCAACCCCGAGCCTTCTTCCGACGTTAACTATATCACCCCAATCGGAACCCCAAAG CATGAGTACTCCAGGCGTGTGGTGGTAGAAGAAAGGGCATCGGGGGAAGCAGAAGACATCAACATGAAGGTCATGACGATTGTAGAAGATAAAGAGGGTTCTACCTACGCTACTTGTGAATAA